Proteins from a genomic interval of Hydrogenophaga sp. PAMC20947:
- a CDS encoding DUF2946 family protein, with protein MSPSLLRSLARCLLGAMLLATLAPAVSRTLTASRQAGDWVEICTTQGMRWAQLSGGDTHLDSGLKEGLLHALDRCGHCALTAERFAPLVSGVPAIEALAAAWPRPHHTEASQRSHAALTPSARGPPCA; from the coding sequence ATGTCCCCCTCTCTCCTGCGCTCGCTCGCCCGCTGCCTGCTGGGCGCGATGTTGCTCGCGACCCTGGCGCCGGCGGTGTCACGCACGCTCACGGCTTCGCGTCAGGCCGGTGACTGGGTAGAGATCTGCACGACGCAGGGTATGCGCTGGGCCCAGCTGAGCGGGGGCGACACCCACCTGGATTCGGGATTGAAAGAGGGCTTGCTCCACGCCCTGGACCGTTGCGGGCATTGCGCGTTGACGGCGGAGCGCTTTGCTCCTTTGGTGTCCGGTGTGCCTGCAATAGAGGCCCTGGCGGCGGCCTGGCCCCGGCCTCATCACACAGAAGCGAGCCAACGATCTCATGCGGCGCTCACTCCGAGCGCCCGCGGCCCGCCTTGCGCCTGA
- a CDS encoding cyclic nucleotide-binding domain-containing protein, translating to MNTVFHPRTLDCACAEPVFLAGDVGPIWRITEGVVRLDRDRGPQRQPVQIAMPGDLIGAEALCDQHYRFNATALTACRLESVDAADASARERLLQQALLQQQSRSQDMAALRTGSVLQRITHLIHLLGFERAQPGLQPHAEAIRLALPTLREIAQVIDAKTETVCRVLGQLLPPRRRKAGAASATSAGRSRRNSIPVRTGRLALLSA from the coding sequence ATGAATACCGTTTTTCACCCTCGGACGCTGGATTGCGCCTGTGCGGAACCTGTTTTTTTGGCGGGCGATGTCGGGCCGATCTGGCGCATCACCGAAGGCGTGGTCCGTCTGGACCGCGATCGGGGGCCGCAGCGCCAGCCAGTGCAAATCGCCATGCCCGGCGACCTGATCGGAGCTGAAGCCCTGTGTGATCAGCATTACCGCTTCAACGCCACGGCCCTGACCGCTTGCCGACTTGAGTCGGTCGACGCCGCAGATGCTTCCGCGCGCGAGCGCCTTCTCCAGCAGGCCTTGCTGCAGCAGCAGAGCCGTTCGCAAGACATGGCCGCGTTGCGCACAGGCAGTGTGCTTCAGCGCATCACCCACCTCATTCACTTGCTCGGATTCGAGAGGGCCCAGCCCGGCCTGCAACCCCATGCCGAGGCCATCCGATTGGCTTTGCCCACGTTGCGGGAAATTGCGCAGGTGATCGATGCCAAGACCGAAACGGTCTGCCGTGTCCTGGGGCAGTTGCTGCCGCCCCGGCGGCGAAAAGCAGGCGCAGCTTCCGCTACAAGCGCCGGGCGCAGCCGCCGAAACTCAATCCCTGTGCGAACCGGCAGACTCGCCTTGCTTTCGGCCTGA